In Populus alba chromosome 4, ASM523922v2, whole genome shotgun sequence, the genomic window CCAAGGCCAGGATGAATTACACGCAAGTTTCACAAAAGAACACAAGGAGAAGATTGACACACGCCTAAGGTGCAAGGAGAGCAATAGTACCTTGTATCATTCATTGATACTCCAAGGCTGTCGTGCAGCAGAGCTACCGTGTAGGCAGAAGAGAAACAATATCTCAACAGATCCAAATCATCGATGCTATGATGCTGATCTTTCAGTTTATCCCAGTCATCTTCACAGTAGTGTTTCCCAGCTGCCTCTAGTTCAACCAAAGAAACCCTAGGAACCAGCCCAAAAAACTGTACAAGGTTTAGTACTTGCACATAAGAAAAGGCAACAACCAGAGCAGCTTATAGGAGAAAAAAAGTGTAGGATGTCTGCACTGTATTAAGAAGCATAGTAAATGGCAATAAGGAGTGCTGAAAATTTCCTAATACATATTCAAGTACAATTTAGAGATTTTTTCCTTTCATGCGGATTCAAGTTAACATATGATCTTACATTTTTCTATCTAAAactttgttaatattatatctTTTTCATATAGTTATTTGACCAaagaaaattaagttaattgagCAACATGCTGTTGAAATGTCTACTCATTCAGGCACATAAACTCACACTCAGGAGTATTTTATAACAGTGCCTCCACCATAGCAAGACTACTAGAATATTAACAAAGCTTGGATTGGCTGAACTAagcacattgctttgatagcaTTTGCATTCTTAGTCTAGATAATTAAAGTCAATGTGCTGTTTCACTACTTCTTGGCTAAAAAATCAACAGTAATGCTATTAGCAATGCTATGACACCAGGAAACCAGCAAACAGCTAGTGATATAGTGGCAATGCTTCATTGCCATGTTGATCGATTGGGGGATAGAGATTATGGATTGGATTCTCTATTGAATATAGTTGGAAGCTGGAATAAGCTACCAATCCTAGAGCACTAGcttccttccactgtgcctttCATGGTGGGTGCAGCAACTAATGGATTGGTCGGACCTAAGGAAGCACAGGCAGAACAACCATGCCATGTAGGCCCCTCCTGTCAAGCTCTCAgttctaataaataataattatggcaCTAATAAGATAAAGCCAAGCCAGAATAGTTACAATCTACTCACCCTCTCAccatttttgtaagaaaaaactggaagaaaaaaatacagagagagagacagagtgATAGTGGTGGATCGAGTTCAAATCCAGACCAAAAAGCTTTGAGTATTCAGCTCACAATGGAAGAGTTTTCAGCCCAAGTTGTGGATATGGACCTGGTTGCATCTTGTGGCCAAATTGGCGAAATCCAATTAGTTTAAAGTTACATTCAAGTTCGCTTGGGGTTCCTAAGTgtctattatgtttttttttttttttaattctatttggGTTTTCTATTTTTGGAGGTTTGTTCCAAACATTAAAGCTGGTCAAGATGGCTTTTCCTATTCTTGGAGAGATGTTCCTACCTTATTTTTGTCTACTTTCAGAGTGTACTTCAATAAGTTAAGTTCATGAAATATAGAACTCTTTGAAGTATTTTTAGTAAATTTTCTTATCTCTTAGGTGGATTCCAAGAATGGTGAAGTTAAGCTATTATTCAGCAGTGGTGTGACTTATCTCTAAGAGTTTTTCAATCCCATTTTGAGAAactatctttattcttttcaactCAAACCATATCACAGAAACATAAACATGGTTACAAGCACGGGATATAGGTACATTTTTTACACATTAAAGACGAACATCCACATATGACATGCATTTTGAATTATGTAACAAAAAAGTTGCCCTTAATTTCAACTCATCTCATTATTCACAAACCTCGGAAGCATAGAACACGTTGTTTTGAGAAAGAGGCTTGCTTTGTAGCTCCATGAAAAAAGGGGAGACAATGTTACAAGGAGGACTCAAGCATTTCTCTGcataaataaaacattgaaaaagGAATTATTACAAAgtaattctttattttcttttacattaaAGAATCAAAAGGCTTTTGAAGGCATCAAACAGTTTATCCAAGGAAAATAGCagccaacaataaataaatctattagACCATGAGTGTGTTGCAGCAATGGCAAATGTGCATGATTGAGAGAGTACAGGGAGCAGAGAGGAGATAAACTACAAGGAATGCAGTCCATGTGTAGTTACATGGGGTTTTATGCCCAATATTTTGATACTAGATAACAAAAGCATGATTAGAAGCTCAATACTTCTAGTATTTAGACATCTTTGTTTATcagaataaaaatagaaattgcaGTTTGTCTCAGTAGCAAGGTAATTAAGTTAAAGGTTTATAATAGCTGATCCAGTTAGGGAGTACAAACAGTGTAATTGAATGTTGAGTAGTTCAATTTTGAAGCATATTTTGACTACCAAGCAAACTCGCCCTGCAATTTTTCTTGGCCTATTAGTCTGAAAGTCCATTCAACAACAGCAGAGATAGttgtcatttttaatatcacataTTTGCAATAATACTAAGATGGTCTATGCACAACATACATATTTCTCGCCTATTCCAAATGCCAAATGCTCAAGTAACATGAATAATTTCTGTTTAGGAATTGTTATAAAGCACAgatcaaaacaatacaaaagaaCACAATCAAATTATACAAACAGCACAAAAACCCATCAAGACAAAAGAGAACAAGATACCTTGTCTGCTCTTCAACAATGCCAAAACTTCAAGCCTGCATGCAGTGAAGTTTCCAGCTCCATGAGACAGCAGAAGCTTTGGGTCACTTATATTATATGTCATCTCATATCCTTTGGGAATGCAAGGGTTACCAACAAACCCATCCCTATAAACCAACGCTGCACAAATATAATGTTACTTGCTATGATTGGTGATTCAATGACATTTTTCAAATCTGAAATTAGAACATCAACCATGCATGATGCATCAATGTTTTTCACTAGATTGACTCACATACAATATATTACCAACAAGAGTAAAATTTGCAATACATGGCCACATGATTTAAGGTAAAGTCTTTCCTATTCGATGTTGAATGGAAAATGTACTGCTCAAACCCACAAAATTATCTGCAAGACTTTTCTTTAAACATAGTTACAGCTTTAAAAGTATTTCCACAACAACAATTAATCATGTCAAAGACAACAGCCGGGCCCATTTTTTGCTTTGAGAACAAATGGAATAAATTGTTAGGGGGGTAACAAAAGCAACTACAGCAAAATATGGTGCGAGCGGCAATGCAAGTCCTTTTGTTTTACTAGTTACTATTATTCCAGACAAAACATGGTATGGGATTATTTGGACTCCAAGAGCAAACCAGATTATAGAGCAAGATTTGGCAAGTAATGGTTAACAAATTGGAATTCATTTATcaacagattttttttcttccatttgaaTTCATTTCAATAATTCTTTTAGTTGCTTTGATAGGTGTGATTGCCACGACTCATCAgtaataaatcttttaaattggCAATCACAATCCAAATCAGACTTTATTCTATGTTATCacatttattttaagattattcataaataaattcttttattcGATCTATATTccaatctatttttttgttttgtaattgtgATATTCTTATTCAATTTTGAAGCCCACTAAAGTCAGCCTTCCATCTAAAGAAAAGGTCAGTGTGGAAACTTACATGAATTCATATCTCTAGAGCTGTGCCATTCATGCAGTGATTCCCATGCTATGTCCTGTACAAAAACAATGGGCCCTCCCTAGTTAGGCACCTTCTTCAACACTACTACTTTTGAAACACCAAAAACCAATGCAAAGTTGTTGCAGAATGCAGTTAACAAAAAAGCACAAATGAACACAGACAATATGGTCCCATTCCATCCTAAGACAATAAACCCTCCTAACCCCTTCAGTCTCCTTTTTTATCGGGGAAAAAGAGCTCCCAAGCAAAACATTCCTTCCCTTCAACTTGAAAACCCCTATCCCAAACAAAGTCttaaaattttcaatgaaaaCTCTCAAGTTATCTCACTGAGCAGATAATGCCTATTTCGATCTTGCAAGAGCAAAAGTGTAAGAAACTTTGTCAACAGTTGTTTCTAGCAGAAAtgtcaatttgatattttaaagcATGCATCCGTCAGAAAGATGActggaaaacaaaagaagatgaaaatttGACACTTTGACCATCAACAAAGTAACACATAAGGGAAACACCTGGCCAAAATTTGGTAAGCTTTGTGCCTGAAGGTTGTAAGCAACTCCAGCCAGTTTTATCCTTCGTGAAGATTGCACTTGTGCTGCTTCTCTTGAGGCAAATGTAATCTGCATTTATTAGTCACACTGTTCAAATTCTTGTGGAGAATAGCATTTATCCAAACAAAGTCCTAGTGCACATATTCTGGTGTGATGTTATTATCATTCCTCTATGACTGTGAAAGAATTATCCAGCAGACCAAGTAAACAAAGGAACTAAAGTTATCATGAATCACTAGCCACTTAAATCCATAAATCTACTCACTTGTACGAAACATAAACCCATTATTGACTGctttttgtttgaatattttaGCAAACTAATCTTCTGGCTAGCATAAAATGGACTGGTAACAGCTGTAAATAATGGGATTTCAAGGTCATCTTACAATGTATACTCTTTTTTGAATTGACAGGTCTGAAACAACAGGTGTACTGGTGTAGCCACCAACCATCATTGAAATTCATGGTATTTGGCATGGCATCTATTTTATAATATTGCACAACATAAACCTCCTTTCTGCCCCTTTCAGCGCATAATTTTCCGTCCTTTCCCCTTCtgtttttctcatttcttcATTCAATCTGACTCTACTAATTTCAAACCATATCTTACCAATTGTAAACCATATACTATTTTTATAGCAAGTTTAATGCTACAAAATGCCAATGTCAACATCCTATTTCCATAACTTCATTGACCTAGGTTGACAGAAATTACAAGCATAAAAAAGAGGCAAGAAAAGAACCTGCAAAGAATTGCCACCAAGCTCAACCATCCCAGTAGTTTTGTGAGGTTCACTTCCCATGGTTCCGTGAACATAGTTAACAGCAACCCAGGAATAAAcacccctttcttcttctgtgAAGAACACATCAACATATCATTCAAATCAACAACACtcaataaaaacttaaacacaatTAAGTTAACCACATCATCTgcctaaattaaacaaatcatcacttaGCAAATGAGACCACTTTTCTCTCATAAGTATTTCATTTACTAGTTAACACAATCAAGTTCTAATGCCAGATATCAACATATCTAACTTAAACACCCCTCATTATTAAAAACCCAGATCAAATTACTTTCATAACACCacaaagaatcaaaataaagCCAAACACGTTATCACGAACCTTCAATAACACGCGCCCATTCGTCCTTAAATGCAAGCCCAGACCCTCTCAAAACCTTCCTACACGCCTCCAGAATCCTCTCTTTCAACTTCCCTTCCAACCCCACCATTTCCTCACCCCTAACCATCAACTGCACCCCGGCATTCCCCCAGTCCCTCCTCGGAACTCTCTTTTTGGCAAACTCAACCAACCCCTCAATCAACCCACCCGCATTATCTGGGTCCTCCGCAAACCCAGCCAATCCAGGCCTCACCTTCATTGACCCAGTAACCAATGGCAACTGCCCATTACTAAAACCTAAATTCCCCTCCCCCAACAACTGATAGACCCGGACTCTACACCCGGCCCGTCCCGAATCAATAACAACACTAAAAAAACGGGTATTAGGGTTGGAAAATTTGGAGGAATGGTGGATCTTTCGGGCAGtagaaaaaaggtaaaaaaggaAAGGGATGGTCAAAAGGGTGGCTAAAAGGGCTAACAATTTGTGGGTTTTTTGGGATTTGGTGCTTTGTTGCTGTGGTGGGTAGGGCGAAGAGAAAGAGTGCATGCGTGGGTGTAATTGGGTCCGGTGGAGTGGGAAGTAGGCCGCTGTGGAAGGTCTGGCCTGAAGGGCTGAGAAATCCATGACACCTTTGAGTTCTGGAGCTTGGAAAGGAGAGAATAGAGGAGACTtgtggtttctttttttgttacatttGTTTGTGGGATTTTTTGGGGGAGAAAGTGAGGGTTGAGCTAAGGGAAGTGCATGCAGAACTGCCCATGGATGTCAACTCCACATTGGTAACCCGCGCTCAGAGGCGGACCGgtctaaattctttttaatgttaaaaaggAAAGTCAAAGAGATGAcaatgttttttacataaaaagaaaaagaaaaaccttaatATTGAATGTTGgagtcattaaattaattgtatCTAATAATATaggtaatttaataatttaatttaaatagtagataataatatagatgaaatataaaaagaatatagcaacaatcaaataaaaaaaatcaataataatataatgcaatgaaaataaagaaagtccTTAAGAAATTCATGGTTATTCCTCTATGAACATTCCCCATAATTAAGATCATGTTTGtttcatcaaaaataatttttttaaaaataatttttaaaattattttgtgtttgtttgccagtagagaaattgatcaacaaaaaatatttttctatcaaagaaaaatttaacttgatttttaagaaaatattttccttttattttgaacagaaaacactttctagaagttgtaaaaaatctaaaaatattatattatttgttgattatatcaaatttgatcctcagaCTTTtcattgctatatattttgttttgaatttatttttttcaattttatcccttaaaattttgatttaatttgatttttatattaactttggtccttatttttatgattgttatttgtttttctcttatcactttttttaattgaaattttttatatcaaatttgatcctcattcttttgattgttacttattttatttgaaataatttatgaaattgtaattattattattttaatttcatcatcttttaatttttttatttgttaaattcgatcttcattattttgattgttatttattttatatgaaatcagattgtttttttcaatttcattctcgttcaactttttaatttgtaagatttgttcctcattattttaataaacttgaaacaaaaataaaacattaataagttatttttcaactcatttttcatgacataacaaaacaataaaaaatgtttttcaacttatttttcatggcactatcaaacatcaaaaaaataatttattttccaagaatccactttccaaaaaaactacttttcaaaaggaAGCTATCTTCCAACAAATAAATAGGGCCTAAGAGAGTTTGTTCATCGTCAACCATGCTAGACCTAAGCATCTTGGATTTGACAATCACGTCAAACCCAAGGGCTTGGGTTTGGTAACcccatattatatttataattttaactatttcaataataataataataaaagacgtAGAAGCCtctaaatacatatatattctCTATTTTCAAGGGCATGATTATATCTTCActgtttagtttaaaaaaaaaagacaaaagaaaccTCCGATccaaaagttaaaattttataccCTAAAAAGCAAATCAGTATCTATATTGTAGTCCAAAAAACCCGAACGGACTATTTATCTCTAATCATTCtttcaatatcaaatatatcTCATAAAAAGACAATCCTATCCCCAATTGCATGCTTAGTaagttttttttggaagaaTAATTTGATCGTTACACTATTTCAATCCATAGTAATCTATATTTAGGTGCATAGTAAAAGAGTTATCAAAAGATAGTCTTTCCCAAACTCTATACTTGGCAAGTTTTTTTGGTAAAGATAATTTCATCGTAAACTTACACTACTTTAATCCATAATAACCTATATCTAGGTACAAAATAACAGAGTAAATAACAGCtcaatcttttaatatttgttgcAATGTAATTTCTAGACACACGGTTGTTGTTTGAACAGGGTTTTATCCATAACTTCACCTCTCTTCAGGAATCAAATATTCAGACATGTGCTAGGAGAAGCTGGTTAATGCAGGCTTGAACTCTGCTTTAATGATCAGAAGTCAATGTTGAACGTTAAAAGCAATGCAGCTTAAAGTTCAAATTTCTGTAACCATGGAAACAACCTTCCTACGATGCCTGGTCAGCAATTGTAATTGTAATGCCTTCTCTCGGAATCTTACATTTCAATTCTTAAAAATCGAGTTGTAcaataaaagttaaattaatattaacagcCATTGTTCCATGAAAGATTAGCCAAGAAAGAAATGCAATTCCTTTTGCAAAATATACAGCTATTTTTCAGTTGATCTTCTGATCAAGATAGATATTGACAAATTTTAACTTAATCGGGCGGAAGCCCGGGTAATCCTTCTACTGGAACCGGACTGGGAACCCTGAGAGGAAACACATCCAAAAGCTGCTGCTGGGATATTTGTGTCGGCTCTCAGCCTCTTCTTTTTGGATCCTGCTGGCAGCTGGCTTTGATTATGCCCATTTAGGTCACCCTCTTCCTCTATGACCTCAGTTTTGGCCACTCCGCGATGCCATTGAATGCCACAGCTTGGACAGACTATGTCACCCTGTAAAACATTTATATTAGTGACTTCACGAAGTAAAAGTGACTATCTGTCAATTGTTGATACTTAGACAATAGATTCCTCAACACTAATACCTTGCTATGAGAAATTTTCTTCTCCAGGCAGTGATGATGAATTCGAGCTGTACATCCTTCATTTTGACACACTTTTCCCTGTCAAAAAGAATGGGAATAAATCATTGGATCTAATAGGAGCAACAAGCAACATTCCAATAGCTGAGGCCTAatgatatagaaaaaaaactgtGACCATTAGTCAGTTGTTTAATTCATAGGATAGGCTTTTAAGACTAAAATTCCATAGCATTATTGCAGTTATCTGGAGGTAATTGACCATTACAAATACTTTGAAATGATGCGCATGATTCTCTATGTTCTTTTTCAATCTATATATGTGTGATGTAGTTTAGTCTCCAATCAAGAAGGTCATCTAACAAATGTAAGAAGCATTGTCGAACAATCTTTTAACTAGTATCTAATTCACATCATCCACTTAAGTTGGATTTCCCTCGAGGATACCAACTGAAAAGAATTCAAGTTGAATTCATAACATAAAAGCAGATCAAATAGCACACAGGAGGGTCGAAGAAACAAAACCTTTACTCCAGCTTCATTGCACACCTCACATGAAGGTATACCAGAACTATTGAACCAACTTCGCAAATCAAGGTAGGATCTAGCACCAAGTCCAATGGCACCATCTGGTGTGTGGCAAAGCCAGTTGTCTTGAACAAGTTCATCAagtgttttttccttttgggACATGGAGAAGTTCCTTAAAGCAGGAGGGATCTGAGATGGACCTTCCTGATATTCTGACCCTGTCCCATTCTGGACCTGGAAAGAGACCAGGATTGCCAAGCACATTAGCATGCAtgcataaaacaaaacaaacatctGTACAAATGAAAATGGGACGGAGTTCTTCATTGTTCCTGACATCACGCTAGTGGTTAAAGagacaaatatattttatacaacTAGCAAGAGACTTGTCTGCCTGTAACAACAGTTTAAGTTGAAAGTTCATGGATTCAGCAATCTTTTTTCACAAGATTTATTAACTGTGATCTGACCATCAAGCATAGAACACCATCGACTGCACTAATTTGTACAATAAGACAGTTCATACAGAGTGATTTGGCTAAACACTGCAAAAAGATCATGTGTGGCAGGAATATTTGGGGAATACAAAAGAAATGCCTAGATAGAGACCGTGAAGGAGATAATGGTCATTTTTGTTGCTCAGGAATATTGGTCATCTTCGAATATAGTAACCAACTGCAATTCCAAATGGccaataaatacattttaaaaatgaaaaaatcaaattgaattgatGAGATCACAAATAGGATGAGTGTAGTCTTTTTTTCCCAAACAGAGTTTCCCTTTCCATAAACAGATCAAGCTTCTAAACAAACCACAATGAAAATTTGATTGGTTTTAAAACCATCGCCAAGATAAGATAAGTATGCATGAAGTCATCTGATAAGGGAATTTCACTGGCTTTAAACCACAAATTACTACTGCGGCTAGAAATGGCAGGAAGGATATAATAACACAGAAGAATGAAGTCTaaacaagaaaatgaagagGTTTCAAGCTCCAGAATCATACCAGAAGATAAGAGGGATACCAGAGTGAATTTCAAGAGCAGAGTTCTACTGATTATAGTTTCAAAATATCCCAACACCATGAAAAGTGTATTCATGCTAGGGTCTAATAACTGTCTCATGTTAAGTTAGAGACCCCAATGAGATCCTAGTCAAATCCTCAGGTATAACATGATGTATGTCTAGCAGAACTCTACACTAGCTTGAAAATGGCAAGCATTTTTATCACTCTGAAGGATATTTCACAATGTTTTGACAGAAGATGAAAGATAAATGCCATTGTTTCAGAGAAGAAACTTCCTAATTACAAAATAACCCAGAAGTTTTGAGTCCTTGATGGTAAAAATAGAAGCGACTTGGCATTGAAAAAATGTACTCGCAACgttatttcttttcttggtgcgaggtcattttatttatgatcaAATTCATTGATTAACTTAAAAGTGCTGGTAGGATAAAATTTTCAAACCTGATTCTCTAGTCGTATATTGAGAGCATCAATGTTGGATATGCTTCCTTGGGCAGTGACATCCTGCACTATCGCTTCTATCTGACAAatgaaatcaaacaaacaaataaataacataaacaACATGAATCTAAATCCCATTAAATTAAAGGCAGAACTT contains:
- the LOC118038979 gene encoding probable apyrase 6 isoform X1 gives rise to the protein MDFSALQARPSTAAYFPLHRTQLHPRMHSFSSPYPPQQQSTKSQKTHKLLALLATLLTIPFLFYLFSTARKIHHSSKFSNPNTRFFSVVIDSGRAGCRVRVYQLLGEGNLGFSNGQLPLVTGSMKVRPGLAGFAEDPDNAGGLIEGLVEFAKKRVPRRDWGNAGVQLMVRGEEMVGLEGKLKERILEACRKVLRGSGLAFKDEWARVIEEEERGVYSWVAVNYVHGTMGSEPHKTTGMVELGGNSLQITFASREAAQVQSSRRIKLAGVAYNLQAQSLPNFGQDIAWESLHEWHSSRDMNSSLVYRDGFVGNPCIPKGYEMTYNISDPKLLLSHGAGNFTACRLEVLALLKSRQEKCLSPPCNIVSPFFMELQSKPLSQNNVFYASEFFGLVPRVSLVELEAAGKHYCEDDWDKLKDQHHSIDDLDLLRYCFSSAYTVALLHDSLGVSMNDTRIGFANNTESIPFDWTLGALIFQSMLEPLESEINNLDEIVGDESVTYFSLFAVLLIALLAAFFVLQLRKPQLKTIYDLEKGRYIITRVPR
- the LOC118038979 gene encoding probable apyrase 4 isoform X2, with translation MDFSALQARPSTAAYFPLHRTQLHPRMHSFSSPYPPQQQSTKSQKTHKLLALLATLLTIPFLFYLFSTARKIHHSSKFSNPNTRFFSVVIDSGRAGCRVRVYQLLGEGNLGFSNGQLPLVTGSMKVRPGLAGFAEDPDNAGGLIEGLVEFAKKRVPRRDWGNAGVQLMVRGEEMVGLEGKLKERILEACRKVLRGSGLAFKDEWARVIEEEERGVYSWVAVNYVHGTMGSEPHKTTGMVELGGNSLQITFASREAAQVQSSRRIKLAGVAYNLQAQSLPNFGQDIAWESLHEWHSSRDMNSSLVYRDGFVGNPCIPKGYEMTYNISDPKLLLSHGAGNFTACRLEVLALLKSRQEKCLSPPCNIVSPFFMELQSKPLSQNNVFYASEFFGLVPRVSLVELEAAGKHYCEDDWDKLKDQHHSIDDLDLLRYCFSSAYTVALLHDSLGVSMNDTSQCWSPLNRKSITLMRLLETSQ
- the LOC118038978 gene encoding uncharacterized protein → MSVLNWKHHTLIQALMSRGPLTEDELFNIFADVTGKNSRGNKRELNDYLLKINKELSYVQMEMRCCRNQNDGGVCYGLVNTVPDEQSKLGTKYSVPQIALFKGVIEAIVQDVTAQGSISNIDALNIRLENQVQNGTGSEYQEGPSQIPPALRNFSMSQKEKTLDELVQDNWLCHTPDGAIGLGARSYLDLRSWFNSSGIPSCEVCNEAGVKGKVCQNEGCTARIHHHCLEKKISHSKGDIVCPSCGIQWHRGVAKTEVIEEEGDLNGHNQSQLPAGSKKKRLRADTNIPAAAFGCVSSQGSQSGSSRRITRASARLS